The following proteins are encoded in a genomic region of Dasypus novemcinctus isolate mDasNov1 chromosome 3, mDasNov1.1.hap2, whole genome shotgun sequence:
- the LOC101431299 gene encoding olfactory receptor 4K15-like, producing MQWWFKKYCKGDENLEDEEVAEEKSLPEMVNESNISLVTEFVLLGLSSSQELQPFLFVIFLLLYMGILLGNFLIILTVTSDARLHTPMYFLLANLSFIDICVASFATPKMLADFLVEQKTISFEACLAQIFCVHLFAGGEMVLLVSMAYDRYVAICKPLHYMTIMSRRVCVILVLIPWGVGFIHTISQLAFTVNLPFCGPNQVDSFFCDLPLVTKLACIDTYVISLLIVADSGFLSLSSFLLLVISYTVILTSVRKRSSASMAKARSTLTAHITVVTLFFGPCIFIYVWPFSGYSVDKVLAVFYTIFTPILNPAIYTLRNKEMKTAMLKLKSQYLKPGQFSVSIRKVLFL from the coding sequence GTAGCTGAAGAGAAATCACTTCCAGAAATGGTGAATGAATCGAATATTTCTCTGGTGACTGAATTTGTGTTGCTGGGACTCTCTAGCTCTCAGGAGCTCCAACCATtcttgtttgtcatatttttactACTTTACATGGGAATCTTACTGGGCAACTTTCTCATCATCCTCACTGTGACCTCAGATGCTCGCCTTCATACCCCCATGTACTTTTTGCTTGCAAACCTCTCTTTTATAGATATATGTGTTGCCTCCTTTGCCACCCCCAAAATGCTTGCTGACTTTCTGGTAGAGCAAAAGACTATTTCTTTTGAAGCCTGTCTTGCTCAGATTTTTTGTGTCCACCTCTTTGCTGGAGGTGAGATGGTGCTCCTTGTCTCCATGGCCTATGACCGTTATGTTGCTATTTGCAAACCGCTCCACTACATGACAATCATGAGTCGCCGTGTGTGTGTTATTCTGGTCCTCATCCCATGGGGTGTAGGCTTCATCCATACTATTAGTCAGCTGGCTTTTACTGTTAACTTGCCTTTTTGTGGTCCTAACCAGGTTGATAGCTTTTTCTGTGACCTCCCTCTAGTGACCAAACTGGCCTGTATAGACACTTACGTTATTAGCCTACTAATCGTTGCAGACAGCGGCTTTCTTTCTTTGAGTTCCTTCCTCCTCCTGGTCATCTCCTACACTGTGATACTTACCTCAGTTAGGAAACGCTCCTCTGCCAGCATGGCAAAAGCCCGCTCCACGTTGACTGCCCACATCACAGTGGTCACTTTATTCTTTGGTCCATGTATCTTCATCTATGTGTGGCCCTTCAGTGGTTATTCAGTTGACAAGGTCCTTGCTGTGTTCTACACCATCTTTACTCCCATTTTAAACCCAGCTATCTACACTCTGAGGAACAAAGAGATGAAGACAGCTATGTTAAAACTGAAGAGTCAGTATCTGAAGCCTGGTCAGTTTTCTGTATCCATAAGAAAGGTTCTTTTCCTGTAA